The following are from one region of the Acipenser ruthenus chromosome 19, fAciRut3.2 maternal haplotype, whole genome shotgun sequence genome:
- the LOC117424685 gene encoding Iroquois homeobox protein 5a-like isoform X2, which translates to MYSQVCVFKICGSVEWIPFFVGSPYDHTTGMTGSMGYHPYAPLGSYPYGDPAYRKNATRDATATLKAWLGEHRKNPYPTKGEKIMLAIITKMTLTQVSTWFANARRRLKKENKMTWTPRNRSEDEEEEENIDLEKNDDDEPHKPIEKGGSSTDTEASGDPKMNSEDIACDRFKEELRVKETGPVLSDSELKDQEDRIDILPDSPKATTSTPPTVPRHATEIIVQENQTETVHSSNAASNTANAVNGNARSVIHSPPTVPKPKLWSLAEIATSSDKSKESNESPQPSGPGQCSVIAGRASSPSRSPSQQCTFPNSAVLSRPIYYTSPFYTGYTNYSTFGHLHSHHGANSASATHFNGLNQAVLSRAETLVKETKFRSQTQVDLCKDSPYELKKGMSNI; encoded by the exons GCTCAATGGGATACCATCCTTACGCCCCTTTGGGCTCTTACCCCTACGGAGACCCCGCTTACCGGAAAAATGCCACCAGAGATGCCACTGCCACGCTTAAGGCCTGGCTCGGCGAGCACCGGAAAAACCCTTACCCCACCAAAGGGGAGAAGATCATGCTGGCCATCATCACCAAAATGACTCTGACCCAAGTGTCCACCTGGTTCGCCAACGCCAGGAGGAGgctgaaaaaggaaaacaaaatgacCTGGACCCCAAGAAACAGGAGTGAagacgaggaagaggaggaaaaTATTGACCTGGAGAAAAACGACGACGATGAACCCCATAAGCCTATAGAGAAGGGGGGCTCGTCGACCGACACTGAGGCGAGCG gAGACCCGAAGATGAACTCGGAGGACATCGCTTGCGACAGATTTAAGGAAGAACTTCGTGTTAAAGAAACTGGTCCCGTTTTGTCTGATTCGGAACTAAAAGACCAAGAAGACCGAATAGACATTCTCCCCGACTCCCCCAAAGCAACAACCTCGACCCCCCCAACTGTGCCTCGACATGCTACTGAGATCATTGTGCAAGAAAACCAAACTGAAACGGTGCATTCATCAAACGCGGCGTCAAATACAGCAAACGCTGTCAACGGCAACGCTAGGTCTGTGATTCATTCACCGCCGACTGTTCCCAAACCCAAACTTTGGTCTCTTGCTGAGATCGCCACATCTTCGGACAAGTCTAAGGAAAGTAACGAGTCGCCACAGCCCTCAGGCCCGGGTCAATGCAGTGTAATCGCGGGAAGAGCCTCGTCTCCTTCCCGGTCCCCCTCGCAGCAATGCACTTTCCCGAACAGTGCTGTCCTTTCCCGGCCAATTTATTACACCTCTCCTTTTTATACAGGGTACACGAACTACAGCACTTTCGGACACCTTCACAGTCACCACGGAGCGAACTCGGCATCTGCGACACATTTCAATGGATTAAATCAGGCTGTACTGAGTAGAGCCGAGACTCTGGTAAAAGAAACTAAATTCAGGAGCCAAACGCAGGTAGATCTTTGTAAAGACTCACCTTATGAACTGAAGAAAGGTATGTCAAACATTTAA
- the LOC117424685 gene encoding Iroquois homeobox protein 5a-like isoform X3 yields MGSPYDHTTGMTGSMGYHPYAPLGSYPYGDPAYRKNATRDATATLKAWLGEHRKNPYPTKGEKIMLAIITKMTLTQVSTWFANARRRLKKENKMTWTPRNRSEDEEEEENIDLEKNDDDEPHKPIEKGGSSTDTEASGDPKMNSEDIACDRFKEELRVKETGPVLSDSELKDQEDRIDILPDSPKATTSTPPTVPRHATEIIVQENQTETVHSSNAASNTANAVNGNARSVIHSPPTVPKPKLWSLAEIATSSDKSKESNESPQPSGPGQCSVIAGRASSPSRSPSQQCTFPNSAVLSRPIYYTSPFYTGYTNYSTFGHLHSHHGANSASATHFNGLNQAVLSRAETLVKETKFRSQTQVDLCKDSPYELKKGMSNI; encoded by the exons GCTCAATGGGATACCATCCTTACGCCCCTTTGGGCTCTTACCCCTACGGAGACCCCGCTTACCGGAAAAATGCCACCAGAGATGCCACTGCCACGCTTAAGGCCTGGCTCGGCGAGCACCGGAAAAACCCTTACCCCACCAAAGGGGAGAAGATCATGCTGGCCATCATCACCAAAATGACTCTGACCCAAGTGTCCACCTGGTTCGCCAACGCCAGGAGGAGgctgaaaaaggaaaacaaaatgacCTGGACCCCAAGAAACAGGAGTGAagacgaggaagaggaggaaaaTATTGACCTGGAGAAAAACGACGACGATGAACCCCATAAGCCTATAGAGAAGGGGGGCTCGTCGACCGACACTGAGGCGAGCG gAGACCCGAAGATGAACTCGGAGGACATCGCTTGCGACAGATTTAAGGAAGAACTTCGTGTTAAAGAAACTGGTCCCGTTTTGTCTGATTCGGAACTAAAAGACCAAGAAGACCGAATAGACATTCTCCCCGACTCCCCCAAAGCAACAACCTCGACCCCCCCAACTGTGCCTCGACATGCTACTGAGATCATTGTGCAAGAAAACCAAACTGAAACGGTGCATTCATCAAACGCGGCGTCAAATACAGCAAACGCTGTCAACGGCAACGCTAGGTCTGTGATTCATTCACCGCCGACTGTTCCCAAACCCAAACTTTGGTCTCTTGCTGAGATCGCCACATCTTCGGACAAGTCTAAGGAAAGTAACGAGTCGCCACAGCCCTCAGGCCCGGGTCAATGCAGTGTAATCGCGGGAAGAGCCTCGTCTCCTTCCCGGTCCCCCTCGCAGCAATGCACTTTCCCGAACAGTGCTGTCCTTTCCCGGCCAATTTATTACACCTCTCCTTTTTATACAGGGTACACGAACTACAGCACTTTCGGACACCTTCACAGTCACCACGGAGCGAACTCGGCATCTGCGACACATTTCAATGGATTAAATCAGGCTGTACTGAGTAGAGCCGAGACTCTGGTAAAAGAAACTAAATTCAGGAGCCAAACGCAGGTAGATCTTTGTAAAGACTCACCTTATGAACTGAAGAAAGGTATGTCAAACATTTAA